One window of the Microplitis demolitor isolate Queensland-Clemson2020A chromosome 10, iyMicDemo2.1a, whole genome shotgun sequence genome contains the following:
- the LOC103580288 gene encoding beta-ureidopropionase: protein MENFSLEETLKKYLPENELSKINKILYGTPLSSLNVLNYHGENDLEVKSYDFLPCTINESSPKRKVRVGLIQHQITTPTDRPISEQLLSVHRKIEDYIKYAALNGVQILCLQEAWTMPFAFCTREKYPWVEFAEDIESGATTKLLSTLARDNKMIIISPVLERDSVHGDTLWNTSVVIDNYGQVLGKHRKNHIPRVGDFNESTYYMEGNTGHPVFDTDYGRIAINICYGRHHPLNWTMFGINGAEIVFNPSATVGTLSEPLWPIEARCAAIANSYYTCAINRVGTETFPNEFTSGDGKPAHRDFGHFYGSSYITAPDGTRTPGLSRHRDGLLIADLDLNACRQAKDLWGFRMTQRLDMYADKLREATKPDFKPQIIKK from the exons atggaaaattttagtCTTGAAGAAacgctaaaaaaatatttaccggAAAATGAGttgtcaaaaattaataaaattttgtacgGAACTCCATTAtc ATCATTGAATGTCTTAAATTATCACGGAGAAAATGATTTAGAAGTAAAAAGTTACGATTTTTTACCATGTACAATAAACGAATCGTCTCCCAAGCGCAAAGTGCGAGTGGGACTGATCCAGCATCAAATAACAACACCGACAGACCGACCAATCAGCGAACAATTGCTGTCAGTTCATCGTAAAATTGAGGATTACATAAAATATGCAGCGTTGAACGGCGTTCAAATTTTGTGTCTACAAGAAGCTtgga cCATGCCTTTTGCATTTTGTACACGGGAAAAATATCCATGGGTTGAGTTCGCAGAAGACATTGAATCAGGAGCAAcgacaaaattattatcaacacTGGCGCgtgataataaaatgataattatttcccCAGTACTGGAACGTGACAGCGTTCATGGAGATACTTTATGGAATACGTCAGTAGTAATCGATAATTATGGACAAGTCCTGGgtaaacatagaaaaaatcatATCCCACGTGTTGGAGACTTTAATGAGTCGACGTACTACATGGAAGGTAACACAGGACATCCAGTGTTTGACACAGACTATGGACGGATTGCTATCAACATTTGCTATGGACGTCACCACCCGCTTAACTGGACCATGTTTGGAATCAATGGCGCCGag attgTCTTCAATCCATCAGCAACAGTGGGCACTTTATCAGAACCGTTGTGGCCAATAGAAGCCAGATGCGCGGCGATAGCAAACAGTTACTACACATGCGCTATCAATCGCGTTGGTACTGAAACATTTCCCAATGAGTTTACATCAGGTGACGGTAAACCAGCGCACCGCGACTTTGGACACTTCTATGGCTCCAGTTACATCACAGCGCCAGATGGTACGCGGACTCCTGGACTCAGTAGACATCGGGACGGTTTATTGATAGCAGATCTGGACTTAAACGCCTGCCGTCAAGCAAAAGATCTGTGGGGATTCAGA ATGACGCAGAGACTCGACATGTACGCCGACAAACTTCGGGAAGCAACAAAACCAGATTTCAAAccgcaaataattaaaaaataa
- the LOC103580289 gene encoding organic cation transporter protein isoform X1, with the protein MEDQENEEVNLTFAVNEKQDANESIHLSNKNLNDLDRLGKYQLIVYVVVSLPLMLAAGFALGYVFTSGEVDYRCIIPECDSTLPILNTTWSEYSSPKKNSFGSCEHFTVTKDKLEKICTSQSFTNKTERCNNWVYDPHEKTILNEWDITCNENRWKLTLVGTINNLGQLVGLMFAGYLSDRYGRRTLLVSQTFLSGIVGIIQSFSVNYLMFIIFEFMQSVTSAGIYSTGFILILEIAGEKRRVLSGTIMCCVYALGEMLLGLTAMGLKSWRNIIRVFFAPSLLAILLPFVVPESIRWLIAKKKFNEVEKIYRKISKVNGIKWNNIEMSVYKQLNSKIPTQEKKIESYKNSSPVTEALSRPKLLIRLLACCFCWLTNTFVYYGLSLNSVAFAGDKYVNFILVSFVEIPAYFLSWILIDYAGRKRTLSGSFLLSGFFCLCIQFIPKDSWSYAPIIIYMSGKGCITMAFAAVYVYTAEMFPTTARHFLLSICSMTGRIGSILAPQTRLLAIIVESLPLILFGSMGIAAGIISLIFPETLGCKLPDTIEEAENIGYKSDKKSVNIN; encoded by the exons ATGGAGGACCAAGAAAATGAGGAAGTAAATTTAACATTTGcagtaaatgaaaaacaag atgcAAATGAAAGTATACatttgagtaataaaaatttaaatgacttaGACCGGTTgggaaaatatcaattaattgtttatgttGTTGTCAGTTTACCATTAATGCTAGCTGCTGGTTTTGCACTTGGTTATGTATTTACATCCGGTGAAGTTGATTATAg atgtATAATACCAGAATGTGATTCAACTTTACCAATTTTGAATACAACGTGGTCAGAATATTCTTCACCGAAAAAAAACAGCTTTGGTAGCTGCGAGCATTTCACTGTAACAAAAgataaattggaaaaaatttgtacGTCACAATCGTTTACAAATAAAACCGAGCGATGTAATAATTGGGTTTACGATCCTCATGAGAAAACAATATTGAATGAG TGGGATATTACCTGTAATGAAAATAGGTGGAAATTAACGTTAGTCGGtacgattaataatttagGTCAATTAGTCGGTTTAATGTTTGCAGGATATCTATCTGatag atatgGAAGACGGACTTTACTTGTTAGTCAAACATTCTTAAGCGGAATCGTTGGAATTATTCAATCGTTTtcagtaaattatttgatgtttattatatttgaatttatgcaATCTGTTACGTCTGCTGGCATTTATAGCACtggatttattttaa tATTAGAAATAGCTGGAGAAAAACGACGAGTACTTAGCGGCACGATAATGTGCTGTGTTTATGCGTTAGGAGAAATGTTATTAGGACTGACGGCGATGGGATTGAAATCATGGAGAAATATTATTCGTGTATTTTTTGCGCCTAGTTTGTTAGCTATATTATTACCATTTGTGGTACCTGAGTCAATaag ATGGTtgatagcaaaaaaaaaattcaatgaagtagaaaaaatttacagaaaaatatcaaaagtaAATGGAATCAAATGGAATAATATTGAAATGAGTGTTTACAAACAATTAAACTCTAAAATTCCAacg caagaaaaaaaaatagagtcttataaaaattcatcacCAGTGACTGAGGCATTGTCACGTCCAAAACTTCTGATAAGATTACTCGCGTGTTGTTTCTGCTGGCTTACAAATACGTTTGTATACTACGGATTGTCATTAAACTCAGTTGCATTTGCCGGTGATAAATATGTCAATTTCATACTTGTTTCTTTCGTTGAGATACCCGCGTATTTTCTCAGCTGGATACTTATCGATTACGCCGGACGTAAACGTACATTATCtggttcatttttattgagcGGTTTTTTTTGTCTCTGTATTCAGTTTATCCCCAAAG ATTCATGGTCTTATGCAccaataatcatatatatgagTGGTAAAGGCTGCATAACAATGGCTTTTGCTGCTGTTTATGTTTATACTGCAGAAATGTTTCCAACAACAGCACGGCATTTTTTACTTAGTATTTGTAGCATGACTGGGCGCATTGGTTCTATCCTTGCTCCTCAAACTCGTCTATTA GCAATAATTGTGGAATCATTACCGCTGATATTATTTGGAAGCATGGGAATAGCAGCAGGAATTATTTCGCTTATATTTCCTGAAACGTTGGGTTGTAAATTACCGGATACGATTGAAGAAGCTGAAAATATAGGATATAAGTCTGATAAAAAGtctgttaatattaattag
- the LOC103580289 gene encoding solute carrier family 22 member 21 isoform X2 yields MYLHPVKLIIECDSTLPILNTTWSEYSSPKKNSFGSCEHFTVTKDKLEKICTSQSFTNKTERCNNWVYDPHEKTILNEWDITCNENRWKLTLVGTINNLGQLVGLMFAGYLSDRYGRRTLLVSQTFLSGIVGIIQSFSVNYLMFIIFEFMQSVTSAGIYSTGFILILEIAGEKRRVLSGTIMCCVYALGEMLLGLTAMGLKSWRNIIRVFFAPSLLAILLPFVVPESIRWLIAKKKFNEVEKIYRKISKVNGIKWNNIEMSVYKQLNSKIPTQEKKIESYKNSSPVTEALSRPKLLIRLLACCFCWLTNTFVYYGLSLNSVAFAGDKYVNFILVSFVEIPAYFLSWILIDYAGRKRTLSGSFLLSGFFCLCIQFIPKDSWSYAPIIIYMSGKGCITMAFAAVYVYTAEMFPTTARHFLLSICSMTGRIGSILAPQTRLLAIIVESLPLILFGSMGIAAGIISLIFPETLGCKLPDTIEEAENIGYKSDKKSVNIN; encoded by the exons ATGTATTTACATCCGGTGAAGTTGATTATAg AATGTGATTCAACTTTACCAATTTTGAATACAACGTGGTCAGAATATTCTTCACCGAAAAAAAACAGCTTTGGTAGCTGCGAGCATTTCACTGTAACAAAAgataaattggaaaaaatttgtacGTCACAATCGTTTACAAATAAAACCGAGCGATGTAATAATTGGGTTTACGATCCTCATGAGAAAACAATATTGAATGAG TGGGATATTACCTGTAATGAAAATAGGTGGAAATTAACGTTAGTCGGtacgattaataatttagGTCAATTAGTCGGTTTAATGTTTGCAGGATATCTATCTGatag atatgGAAGACGGACTTTACTTGTTAGTCAAACATTCTTAAGCGGAATCGTTGGAATTATTCAATCGTTTtcagtaaattatttgatgtttattatatttgaatttatgcaATCTGTTACGTCTGCTGGCATTTATAGCACtggatttattttaa tATTAGAAATAGCTGGAGAAAAACGACGAGTACTTAGCGGCACGATAATGTGCTGTGTTTATGCGTTAGGAGAAATGTTATTAGGACTGACGGCGATGGGATTGAAATCATGGAGAAATATTATTCGTGTATTTTTTGCGCCTAGTTTGTTAGCTATATTATTACCATTTGTGGTACCTGAGTCAATaag ATGGTtgatagcaaaaaaaaaattcaatgaagtagaaaaaatttacagaaaaatatcaaaagtaAATGGAATCAAATGGAATAATATTGAAATGAGTGTTTACAAACAATTAAACTCTAAAATTCCAacg caagaaaaaaaaatagagtcttataaaaattcatcacCAGTGACTGAGGCATTGTCACGTCCAAAACTTCTGATAAGATTACTCGCGTGTTGTTTCTGCTGGCTTACAAATACGTTTGTATACTACGGATTGTCATTAAACTCAGTTGCATTTGCCGGTGATAAATATGTCAATTTCATACTTGTTTCTTTCGTTGAGATACCCGCGTATTTTCTCAGCTGGATACTTATCGATTACGCCGGACGTAAACGTACATTATCtggttcatttttattgagcGGTTTTTTTTGTCTCTGTATTCAGTTTATCCCCAAAG ATTCATGGTCTTATGCAccaataatcatatatatgagTGGTAAAGGCTGCATAACAATGGCTTTTGCTGCTGTTTATGTTTATACTGCAGAAATGTTTCCAACAACAGCACGGCATTTTTTACTTAGTATTTGTAGCATGACTGGGCGCATTGGTTCTATCCTTGCTCCTCAAACTCGTCTATTA GCAATAATTGTGGAATCATTACCGCTGATATTATTTGGAAGCATGGGAATAGCAGCAGGAATTATTTCGCTTATATTTCCTGAAACGTTGGGTTGTAAATTACCGGATACGATTGAAGAAGCTGAAAATATAGGATATAAGTCTGATAAAAAGtctgttaatattaattag